The Mycobacterium seoulense genome has a window encoding:
- a CDS encoding GAP family protein codes for MWGSLVPLILGCALEPIEIVITIMLLGTPARVRAAGAWVAGHVSTRLLQGLIFGTILHWGKREADSNHPHHWVVSTVLLVVAVLFLVTAARELFSDDDPNAPPPKWMTVLTSATPTKAFLIGAGVITVSVKAWVFTLAAISVIGNANVSRPANIGSFVLFVALAASVNLLIIGAAAFFPRRSRDVLDRVLRWLQDHDRPIVVVVGVVFGIWFGLKALRGLGIL; via the coding sequence ATGTGGGGCAGCCTCGTCCCGTTGATCCTTGGCTGCGCTCTCGAACCGATCGAGATTGTCATCACGATCATGTTGTTGGGCACCCCGGCGCGCGTGCGCGCGGCCGGCGCCTGGGTCGCAGGGCACGTCAGCACGCGCCTGCTGCAAGGGCTCATCTTCGGCACGATTCTGCATTGGGGAAAGCGCGAAGCCGACTCGAATCACCCGCACCACTGGGTCGTGTCCACCGTGCTGTTGGTAGTGGCCGTGCTGTTTCTGGTGACCGCGGCGCGGGAGCTGTTCAGCGACGACGATCCCAACGCCCCGCCGCCGAAGTGGATGACCGTGCTGACGTCGGCCACGCCCACCAAGGCCTTCCTCATCGGCGCCGGCGTCATCACCGTGTCGGTGAAAGCCTGGGTCTTCACGCTGGCGGCGATCAGCGTGATCGGCAACGCGAACGTGAGCCGGCCCGCCAATATCGGTTCGTTCGTTCTCTTCGTCGCGCTTGCGGCAAGCGTGAATCTGCTCATCATCGGTGCGGCGGCATTTTTTCCGCGGCGGTCGCGCGACGTGCTGGATCGGGTCTTGCGCTGGCTACAGGACCACGACCGGCCCATCGTGGTCGTCGTAGGGGTGGTTTTCGGGATCTGGTTCGGGCTAAAAGCCCTGCGCGGCCTCGGGATTTTGTAG
- a CDS encoding AMP-binding protein produces the protein MNSYDAGPVDTPLLDETIGANIERTALAYPDVDALIDVAGDRRWTYAQLDSEIDCLARALMAVGIQRGDRVGVWSPNCPEWTILQYATAKIGAILVSVNPAYRTHELSHVLHDSGTRLLVSATTFKSSDYRRMVDEIRSEVRGLTDVVFLGTADWERLRQRAGEVTADELRCRAAALSPLDAITIQYTSGTTGAPKGATLSHRNILNNGFFVTELIRLGPGDRLCIPVPFYHCFGMVMGNLGCTTHGATMVIAAAGFDPAATLEAIEKERCTGLYGVPTMFIAMLGHPDLTRRDLSSLRTGIMAGATCPVELMKRCIDELKLSELSIAYGMTETSPVSCQTRIDDDLQHRTTTVGRVHPHVEIKVIDAGGKIVGRGESGELCTRGYSVMLGYWHDVERTRDVIDRDGWMHTGDLAIMHDDSYCEVVGRIKDVVIRGGENLYPREIEDFLHTHPDIDAVQVVGVPDAKYGEEICAWIKMRPDCAPLDADAVRAFCLGKLAHYKIPRYVHIVDEFPMTVTGKVRKVDMRAEMVQRLGLRPEN, from the coding sequence GTGAACTCCTACGACGCGGGGCCCGTCGACACCCCACTGCTGGACGAGACGATCGGGGCGAACATCGAGCGCACCGCGCTGGCGTACCCCGACGTCGACGCGCTCATCGATGTGGCCGGCGACCGACGGTGGACCTACGCCCAACTCGATAGCGAGATCGACTGTCTCGCCCGCGCTTTGATGGCCGTCGGCATCCAGCGCGGAGATCGCGTCGGGGTCTGGTCCCCCAATTGCCCGGAATGGACGATCCTTCAGTACGCGACGGCCAAGATCGGGGCCATCCTCGTCTCGGTCAATCCCGCATATCGAACTCACGAGTTGTCCCATGTGCTGCATGATTCGGGCACCCGGCTGTTGGTGTCGGCGACGACCTTCAAGAGCTCCGACTACCGCCGAATGGTTGACGAGATCCGTTCCGAGGTCCGCGGACTGACGGATGTCGTGTTCCTGGGCACCGCCGACTGGGAGCGGCTGCGGCAGCGCGCCGGCGAGGTGACGGCCGACGAATTGCGGTGCCGGGCGGCCGCCCTGAGCCCCCTGGATGCGATCACCATTCAATACACATCGGGCACCACGGGAGCCCCCAAGGGCGCCACCTTGTCGCACCGCAACATCCTCAACAACGGGTTTTTCGTCACCGAACTCATCCGGCTCGGGCCCGGGGATCGCCTCTGTATCCCGGTGCCCTTCTACCACTGCTTCGGCATGGTGATGGGCAATTTGGGCTGCACCACCCACGGGGCCACCATGGTGATTGCGGCGGCCGGCTTCGATCCCGCCGCGACGCTGGAGGCGATCGAAAAGGAGCGGTGCACCGGCCTCTACGGCGTGCCCACAATGTTCATCGCGATGCTCGGCCATCCTGACCTCACTCGTCGCGATCTGTCGTCGTTGCGCACCGGGATCATGGCGGGCGCCACCTGTCCGGTGGAGCTGATGAAACGCTGCATCGACGAACTGAAACTGTCGGAGCTCTCGATCGCGTACGGCATGACGGAGACCTCCCCGGTGTCCTGCCAGACCCGGATCGACGACGACCTACAGCATCGAACGACCACGGTGGGCCGGGTACATCCGCACGTCGAGATCAAAGTCATCGACGCCGGCGGCAAGATCGTCGGGCGCGGGGAGTCGGGCGAGCTGTGCACCCGCGGGTACTCGGTGATGTTGGGTTACTGGCACGACGTCGAGAGAACTCGCGACGTCATCGATCGCGACGGATGGATGCACACCGGAGACCTGGCGATCATGCACGACGACAGCTATTGCGAAGTCGTCGGGCGCATCAAAGACGTGGTCATCCGCGGCGGTGAGAACCTGTACCCGCGAGAGATCGAGGACTTCCTGCACACTCACCCGGACATCGACGCGGTGCAGGTCGTCGGCGTTCCCGACGCCAAGTACGGCGAGGAAATCTGCGCCTGGATCAAGATGCGGCCCGACTGTGCGCCGTTAGACGCGGATGCCGTGCGGGCCTTTTGTCTCGGGAAACTCGCGCACTACAAGATTCCCCGGTATGTCCACATTGTCGACGAGTTCCCGATGACTGTCACCGGCAAGGTGCGCAAGGTCGACATGCGGGCCGAGATGGTTCAACGGCTTGGGTTACGACCCGAAAACTAG
- a CDS encoding GlxA family transcriptional regulator — protein sequence MARKVVIVGYPGVQALDVVGPYDVFTGAALLTEGGYDVVLASADGRAVTTPTGLAFVATPLPDPDGPIDTVVLPGGGGVDAARSDAELIGWIKDVARTARRVVTVCTGAFLAAEAGLLDGQRVTTHWAFAGRLAREFPAIDVDADPIFIRSSDTVWTAAGVTAGIDLALSLVEDDHGTELAQTVARWLVLYLRRPGGQTQFAAPVWMPRAKRNSIRAVQEAIEAEPGGEHSIDELARRAAMSPRHFTRVFTAEVGEAPGQYVERIRTEAARRQLEETDDTVVAIATRCGFGTAETMRRNFLRRVGIPPDQYRKAFA from the coding sequence ATGGCTCGCAAAGTGGTCATCGTCGGCTATCCCGGCGTGCAGGCGCTCGACGTGGTGGGGCCGTACGACGTCTTCACCGGGGCGGCGCTGCTCACCGAGGGCGGGTACGACGTCGTCCTGGCCTCCGCCGACGGGCGGGCCGTCACCACCCCGACCGGGCTCGCCTTCGTCGCCACACCGCTGCCGGACCCGGATGGCCCGATCGACACGGTCGTGCTGCCCGGTGGCGGAGGTGTCGACGCGGCGCGATCGGATGCCGAGCTGATCGGCTGGATCAAGGACGTGGCCCGCACCGCGCGTCGCGTGGTCACGGTCTGCACGGGCGCCTTCCTGGCGGCCGAGGCGGGGCTGCTGGACGGGCAGCGGGTGACCACGCACTGGGCCTTCGCCGGGCGGTTAGCCCGGGAGTTCCCGGCGATCGACGTCGACGCGGATCCGATTTTCATCCGCAGCTCGGACACCGTGTGGACCGCGGCGGGTGTCACCGCGGGGATCGATCTGGCGCTCTCACTGGTGGAGGACGACCACGGCACCGAGTTGGCGCAGACCGTCGCCCGCTGGCTGGTGTTGTACCTGCGCCGCCCGGGTGGGCAGACGCAGTTCGCGGCTCCGGTGTGGATGCCGCGCGCCAAACGAAATTCGATCCGTGCGGTGCAGGAGGCGATCGAGGCGGAACCGGGCGGCGAGCACAGCATCGACGAGCTGGCCCGCCGGGCGGCGATGAGCCCGCGTCACTTCACCCGCGTGTTCACCGCCGAGGTCGGCGAGGCGCCCGGTCAATACGTCGAGCGGATCCGAACCGAAGCCGCGCGCCGGCAGCTCGAGGAGACCGACGACACCGTCGTCGCGATCGCCACCCGGTGCGGCTTCGGCACCGCGGAAACCATGCGGCGCAACTTCCTTCGCCGGGTCGGCATTCCGCCCGACCAATATCGCAAGGCCTTCGCCTGA
- a CDS encoding DJ-1/PfpI family protein: MTQIAIVTYPGFTALDMIGPYEVLRNLPDAEVRFVWHQPGPITADSGVLVIGATHSLAETPSPDLILVPGGPATPVHARDEALLDWLRQAHRTARWTTSVCSGSVILAAAGLLAGRRATSHWLTVPALKAFGAIPVGDERIVRQDNVVTCAGVSAGLDLALWLAGEIGGEGRAKAIQLAIEYDPQPPFDSGHLSKASATTKAAATALLSRDSAKPANLKAATMLAWEQALAAVRSRRRGRQPDLSSA, translated from the coding sequence ATGACCCAAATCGCGATCGTGACCTATCCGGGGTTCACCGCGCTGGACATGATCGGGCCGTACGAGGTGCTGCGCAACCTGCCCGACGCCGAAGTGCGCTTCGTCTGGCACCAGCCCGGGCCGATCACCGCCGACTCGGGCGTGCTGGTCATCGGGGCCACCCACTCGCTGGCCGAAACGCCTTCCCCCGACCTGATTCTCGTGCCCGGTGGTCCGGCGACCCCCGTGCACGCCCGCGACGAGGCGCTGCTCGACTGGCTGCGGCAAGCCCATCGGACCGCCCGATGGACGACGTCGGTGTGCTCCGGGTCGGTGATCCTGGCGGCCGCGGGCCTGCTCGCGGGCCGGCGCGCCACGTCGCACTGGCTGACCGTTCCGGCGCTCAAGGCGTTCGGCGCCATCCCCGTGGGCGACGAGCGAATCGTGCGGCAGGACAATGTCGTCACCTGTGCCGGGGTGTCGGCCGGCCTGGACCTGGCGCTGTGGCTGGCGGGCGAGATCGGCGGCGAGGGCCGCGCCAAGGCGATCCAGCTGGCCATCGAATACGACCCCCAGCCGCCCTTCGACTCCGGCCATCTGTCGAAGGCGTCGGCGACCACGAAGGCGGCCGCGACCGCGCTGCTGTCCAGGGACAGCGCGAAGCCGGCCAACCTGAAGGCCGCCACGATGCTGGCGTGGGAGCAGGCGCTGGCGGCCGTGCGCTCGCGCCGACGGGGGCGACAGCCGGACCTGTCGTCCGCCTAG
- a CDS encoding acyl-CoA dehydrogenase family protein yields MDFRYSTEQDDFCASLRGFLRGHAGAPRMREVADADGHDGSLWQRLCTELELPALHTPPEYGGAGATLAETAIAFGELGRALSPVPFAATTFAIEAILRLGDDEQRKSLLPGLLRGEQIGAFAAAGHQVTDPAAATVRAQRHNGRIVLTGECAPVLHGRVADLFVVPALSDGSAVSLHVVTADSPGVTIVPLPSFDLTRPVAKLQLARAPADALPAGSPDEIDRLVDVARVLLAAEMLGGAEACLELSVEYARHRKQFGRPIGSFQAVKHACADMLIEIDATRAAVMFAAMSAASGEELRVAAPLVKAQAADTYVLCAGSAIQVHGGIAFTWEHNLHLYFRRAKTTEALFGSSTRHRALLADRAGL; encoded by the coding sequence ATGGACTTCCGTTACAGCACCGAACAGGACGACTTCTGCGCGTCGCTCCGCGGCTTTCTTCGGGGCCACGCCGGTGCCCCGCGCATGAGAGAAGTCGCCGACGCGGATGGCCACGACGGCAGCCTCTGGCAACGGCTGTGCACCGAGCTCGAGCTGCCCGCACTACACACGCCGCCGGAGTACGGCGGAGCAGGTGCCACACTCGCCGAGACGGCGATCGCATTCGGCGAGCTGGGCCGGGCGCTGAGCCCCGTTCCCTTCGCCGCGACGACGTTTGCGATCGAAGCAATCCTCCGGCTGGGCGACGACGAGCAACGCAAAAGCCTGCTGCCCGGCCTGCTTCGCGGCGAGCAGATCGGGGCCTTCGCCGCGGCCGGACACCAGGTGACCGACCCCGCTGCGGCGACGGTACGGGCTCAACGGCACAACGGTCGGATCGTGCTCACCGGAGAATGCGCCCCGGTGTTGCACGGCCGCGTCGCGGATCTGTTCGTCGTCCCGGCTCTGTCCGATGGCTCCGCCGTGAGTTTGCACGTCGTCACCGCCGACTCTCCCGGCGTCACGATCGTGCCGCTGCCGTCATTCGACCTCACCCGTCCCGTCGCCAAGCTACAGCTGGCGCGTGCCCCGGCCGATGCCTTGCCGGCAGGCTCCCCCGACGAAATCGACCGGCTGGTGGACGTGGCGCGGGTGCTCCTGGCTGCGGAGATGCTCGGCGGTGCCGAGGCGTGTCTCGAGCTTTCGGTCGAATATGCCCGCCACCGAAAGCAATTCGGCCGTCCCATCGGATCATTTCAGGCAGTCAAGCACGCCTGCGCCGACATGTTGATCGAGATCGACGCCACTCGCGCAGCGGTGATGTTCGCCGCGATGAGCGCCGCCAGCGGCGAAGAGCTGCGCGTCGCCGCTCCTTTGGTCAAGGCCCAGGCCGCGGACACCTATGTGCTGTGCGCCGGCAGCGCCATCCAAGTCCACGGCGGGATCGCCTTCACCTGGGAACACAATCTGCACTTGTACTTCCGGCGGGCCAAGACAACCGAGGCGCTGTTCGGCAGCAGCACCCGTCACCGGGCGCTGCTCGCCGACCGTGCGGGCCTGTAG
- a CDS encoding SDR family oxidoreductase — MNVLELFDLRGKRALITGASSGIGKKVAQAYRQAGADVAIAARRPESLEQVAREIAPDGEGRVVTVRCDVTQPDQVAEMLERVTAELGGVDIAVCNAGIITVKGMLDMSPEEFERIQSTNVRGVFLTAQAAARAMVRQGRGGAIITTASMSGHIINVPQTVGHYCTSKAAVIHLTKAMAVELAPHNIRVNSVSPGYILTELVEPLTEYHRLWEPKIPLGRIGRPEELTGLYLYLASAASSYMTGSDIVIDGGYTCP, encoded by the coding sequence ATGAACGTCTTGGAATTGTTCGATCTGCGCGGCAAGCGGGCGCTGATAACGGGGGCATCCAGCGGCATCGGCAAGAAGGTGGCGCAGGCGTATCGGCAAGCCGGCGCCGACGTGGCCATAGCGGCGCGGCGTCCCGAGAGCTTGGAACAGGTGGCCCGGGAGATCGCGCCGGACGGCGAGGGCAGGGTCGTGACCGTCCGCTGTGACGTCACCCAGCCCGATCAGGTGGCCGAGATGCTTGAGCGGGTGACCGCCGAGCTGGGCGGCGTCGACATCGCGGTCTGCAACGCCGGCATCATCACGGTGAAGGGGATGCTGGACATGTCGCCCGAAGAGTTCGAGCGCATCCAAAGTACCAACGTCAGGGGCGTTTTCCTCACCGCGCAAGCGGCCGCCAGGGCGATGGTCCGGCAGGGTCGGGGCGGCGCCATCATCACCACCGCCTCGATGTCGGGCCACATCATCAACGTCCCGCAGACGGTGGGGCACTACTGCACGTCCAAAGCGGCGGTGATCCACCTGACCAAGGCCATGGCCGTGGAGTTGGCGCCGCACAACATCCGGGTCAACAGCGTCAGCCCCGGTTACATCCTCACCGAACTCGTCGAGCCGCTGACCGAATACCACCGCCTGTGGGAGCCGAAGATTCCGCTCGGGCGGATCGGCCGCCCCGAGGAGCTCACCGGCCTGTACCTCTACCTGGCCAGCGCGGCGTCCAGTTACATGACCGGTTCCGACATCGTCATCGACGGCGGATACACCTGCCCGTAG
- a CDS encoding nuclear transport factor 2 family protein: MGKFTRAEIEQAVENYTRVVEGCSASGDWRPFADLFTEDVVYTEHHYGVFHGREAVRDWIVAVMAPFPHMRFPSDWTAYDEDNDAVVVMIKNLLDHPTDPQGEPFWFPNWTRLVYAGNGLFSSEEDIYNPNRDAPGVVTAWLQAGGQLASEEILQPGA; the protein is encoded by the coding sequence ATGGGCAAATTCACCAGGGCAGAAATCGAGCAGGCCGTCGAGAACTACACGCGGGTCGTCGAGGGGTGCAGCGCCTCCGGCGACTGGCGGCCGTTCGCCGACCTCTTCACCGAGGATGTCGTCTACACCGAGCACCACTACGGGGTGTTTCACGGCCGCGAGGCCGTTCGCGACTGGATCGTCGCCGTCATGGCGCCGTTCCCGCACATGCGATTTCCATCCGACTGGACCGCCTACGACGAAGACAACGACGCCGTCGTCGTGATGATCAAGAATCTCCTCGACCACCCGACCGATCCGCAAGGCGAACCGTTCTGGTTTCCGAACTGGACCCGACTGGTGTATGCGGGCAACGGCTTGTTCTCCAGCGAGGAGGACATCTACAACCCCAACCGCGATGCCCCCGGCGTGGTGACCGCCTGGCTGCAGGCCGGCGGCCAGCTCGCGTCCGAGGAGATCCTGCAGCCGGGCGCCTAG
- the tpx gene encoding thiol peroxidase has product MAQITLRGNPINTVGELPAVGSPAPAFSLTGGDLGEVSSGQLGGKAVVLNIFPSVDTPVCATSVRTFNERAAASGATVVCVSKDLPFAFARFCGAEGIGNVKTASAFRSSFGEDYGVTIDDGPMAGLLARAIVVVGADGKVAYTELVPEIAQEPNYDAALAAAG; this is encoded by the coding sequence ATGGCACAGATAACGTTGCGTGGAAACCCGATCAACACCGTCGGCGAGCTGCCTGCCGTCGGATCTCCGGCGCCGGCCTTCAGCCTCACGGGCGGCGACCTGGGGGAGGTCAGTAGCGGCCAGCTCGGCGGTAAGGCCGTGGTGCTCAACATCTTCCCGTCCGTGGACACGCCGGTGTGCGCGACCAGCGTCCGGACCTTCAACGAGCGCGCCGCCGCCAGCGGCGCCACGGTCGTGTGCGTGTCGAAAGATCTGCCGTTCGCGTTCGCCCGGTTCTGCGGCGCCGAGGGCATCGGCAACGTCAAGACGGCTTCGGCGTTCCGCAGCAGCTTCGGCGAGGACTACGGCGTCACCATCGACGACGGACCGATGGCGGGGCTGCTGGCCCGGGCCATCGTGGTTGTCGGCGCCGACGGCAAAGTCGCCTACACGGAATTGGTCCCCGAGATCGCCCAGGAGCCCAATTACGACGCGGCGCTGGCCGCGGCGGGCTAG
- a CDS encoding SpoIIAA family protein, translating to MIEYDLDGEHSILEVRPKSALDKHDFEELAKAVDPEIEAKGDLAGLILNVSSFPGWDSFGAMVTHFRFVRDHQKHVKKIAVVTDSLLGDVAEHLTSHFVSATIEHFPAAEIEKAREWIISGR from the coding sequence ATGATCGAATACGACTTGGACGGCGAACACTCCATCCTGGAGGTGCGGCCAAAATCCGCGCTCGACAAACACGACTTCGAAGAACTCGCCAAGGCCGTTGACCCCGAGATCGAGGCCAAGGGAGACCTCGCCGGCCTCATTCTCAATGTCTCGTCCTTCCCGGGATGGGACAGTTTCGGGGCCATGGTCACCCATTTCCGCTTTGTTCGGGACCATCAGAAGCATGTCAAGAAGATCGCCGTCGTCACCGACTCGCTTCTCGGGGACGTCGCTGAGCACCTGACGTCACATTTCGTGTCGGCCACGATCGAGCATTTCCCGGCCGCCGAGATCGAGAAGGCGCGAGAGTGGATCATCAGCGGTCGATAA
- a CDS encoding long-chain-fatty-acid--CoA ligase, which produces MDGTGITLSDVLARHARVRPEDLAFVDARRRSTFSQLNERVIRLAKVLSANGVRPNDRVAVVGLNCLELIEVWFATLRLGAVAVPVNFRFTADEIAYVLADSGSVAVVTDPACAPAVAHARTKAPSVSAILTMGDGLDDLVAAADGVPVKATVPADAAAFIMYTSGTTGFPKGAVLTHRNLYLHALSVIATLGLGSDDNCWMAHAPLFHVAGVSGMFPTFLTGGTVVVPPSGGFDPVAAVRTIVGERVTSCWMTPAQWQTVCALPDLRSWDLSRLRRVWWGAAPASTTLLRTMFDAFPHSEIIAAFGQTECSPITCLLRGQDALGKIGSVGTPMLGIEVRIVNDEMEDVPRGEIGEIVYRGPLVMKEYWNKPAETAEAFRGGWFHSGDLVRQDADGYIYVVDRKKDMIISGGENIYSAEVENVVAAHAKVAEVSVIGVPDPKWGETPMAVIVPRDPADPPTDGEIEKHCREHLASYKRPRRVVIVDALPRNASGKVLKTDLRREYAR; this is translated from the coding sequence ATGGACGGCACCGGCATCACACTCAGCGACGTCCTGGCCCGGCACGCCCGAGTCCGGCCTGAAGACCTGGCATTTGTCGATGCGCGGCGCCGGTCTACTTTCTCGCAGCTCAACGAGCGGGTGATCCGCCTGGCGAAGGTGCTGTCCGCGAACGGAGTTCGTCCGAACGACCGTGTCGCGGTGGTCGGCCTGAATTGCCTCGAGCTGATCGAAGTCTGGTTCGCGACGCTGCGGCTGGGCGCCGTTGCGGTGCCGGTCAACTTCCGCTTCACCGCAGACGAGATCGCGTATGTGCTCGCGGACAGCGGTTCGGTCGCGGTGGTGACAGACCCGGCCTGCGCACCGGCCGTCGCGCACGCGCGCACCAAAGCACCTTCCGTCAGTGCGATCCTCACGATGGGTGACGGTCTGGATGACCTTGTCGCGGCGGCGGACGGTGTCCCCGTCAAGGCCACAGTTCCGGCCGACGCCGCCGCCTTCATCATGTACACGTCGGGCACCACGGGATTTCCGAAGGGCGCGGTGCTCACACACCGCAACCTCTATCTGCACGCCTTGAGCGTGATCGCCACCCTGGGTCTGGGCAGCGACGACAATTGCTGGATGGCACATGCGCCGCTGTTCCACGTCGCCGGCGTATCGGGGATGTTCCCCACGTTCCTGACCGGCGGCACGGTGGTGGTCCCACCGTCAGGCGGCTTCGACCCCGTGGCCGCCGTGCGAACGATCGTCGGTGAGCGGGTCACGTCCTGCTGGATGACGCCGGCGCAGTGGCAGACGGTCTGCGCATTGCCGGATCTTCGCTCGTGGGATCTCAGCCGGCTGCGTCGCGTTTGGTGGGGTGCGGCGCCCGCGTCAACCACCTTGCTGCGCACGATGTTCGACGCCTTTCCGCACTCCGAGATCATTGCGGCCTTCGGGCAGACCGAATGCAGCCCCATCACCTGCCTGCTGCGCGGACAGGACGCTCTGGGCAAGATCGGATCCGTGGGCACCCCGATGCTGGGTATCGAGGTCCGCATCGTCAACGACGAGATGGAGGACGTTCCGCGGGGCGAAATCGGCGAGATCGTCTATCGCGGACCACTGGTGATGAAGGAGTATTGGAACAAGCCCGCCGAGACCGCGGAGGCCTTTCGCGGCGGCTGGTTTCATTCGGGCGACCTGGTCCGGCAGGACGCCGACGGCTACATCTATGTGGTCGACCGGAAGAAGGACATGATCATTTCGGGCGGCGAAAATATCTACAGCGCCGAGGTGGAAAACGTCGTGGCAGCCCATGCCAAGGTCGCCGAGGTTTCGGTCATCGGAGTGCCCGACCCGAAATGGGGCGAGACCCCGATGGCGGTGATCGTGCCGCGCGACCCTGCAGATCCGCCGACCGACGGCGAGATCGAGAAGCACTGCCGCGAGCACCTCGCTTCCTACAAGCGGCCGCGCCGTGTCGTGATCGTGGATGCCTTGCCGCGCAACGCCAGTGGCAAGGTACTCAAGACCGATCTTCGCCGCGAGTACGCGCGGTGA
- a CDS encoding YqjF family protein, with amino-acid sequence MTASPGPPVAEPDGGEGLTGYPVTPPPLRGPVTFDQRWRDLTFIHWPVRPDAVEEMYPPGTRPDIFADGMTYVGLVPFVMDSTKVGSSLRLPYFGSFAETNVRLYSVDDSGRHGVLFRSLETARLAVVPIVRAGLGVPYTWAKMRTHRLGDRVTYDSVRRWPRRGLRSRVEVAVGAPVEPTPLEVWLTARWGAHTRKAGRTWWIPNEHETWPLRAADIVELDDELVAAAMVRPAGERLRALFSPGVRTRFGRPARVS; translated from the coding sequence ATGACCGCGTCGCCCGGCCCGCCGGTCGCCGAACCCGACGGCGGCGAAGGCCTCACGGGCTATCCCGTCACGCCGCCGCCGCTTCGCGGCCCGGTCACCTTCGATCAGCGCTGGCGTGATCTGACCTTCATCCATTGGCCGGTGCGGCCCGACGCCGTCGAAGAGATGTACCCTCCCGGCACCCGCCCCGACATCTTCGCCGACGGGATGACCTACGTCGGACTGGTCCCGTTCGTGATGGACAGCACCAAAGTCGGCTCCTCGCTTCGGCTCCCGTACTTCGGCAGCTTCGCGGAAACCAACGTCCGGCTCTATAGCGTCGACGATTCCGGCCGGCACGGCGTGCTGTTCCGGTCGCTGGAAACGGCGCGGCTGGCGGTCGTGCCGATCGTCCGGGCCGGCCTCGGCGTCCCTTACACCTGGGCGAAGATGCGGACACACCGGCTCGGCGACCGCGTCACCTATGACAGCGTGCGCCGGTGGCCCCGCCGGGGGTTGCGCAGCCGGGTCGAGGTCGCCGTCGGCGCGCCGGTGGAACCGACGCCGCTGGAAGTCTGGCTCACCGCCCGGTGGGGCGCGCACACCCGCAAGGCCGGCCGAACCTGGTGGATACCGAACGAACACGAGACCTGGCCGTTGCGCGCGGCCGACATCGTCGAGCTGGACGACGAACTGGTGGCGGCCGCCATGGTGCGACCCGCGGGCGAGCGGTTGCGAGCGCTCTTCTCTCCTGGAGTGCGAACCCGTTTCGGCCGACCCGCCCGGGTCAGCTGA